Below is a window of Gammaproteobacteria bacterium DNA.
GAACCCCCCGCCTCTGGGCGCACTTAAAAACCATTATATAACAGTGTGTTAGGCCTTGCGTTGGTTTGTACCCGCAGTAAATAATACCCATCCAAGCTGCAGATTGCGGCGTTCACTAAGCTGCACTTTGTGGCGATCACCACAAAGGATGGGTTGTTATGAAATCCGCCTCACTAAGCGAAATGATCCCCACGCCCGAAGCCGCCAGCGTTCTGGGCGTATCGGTAGCGCACCTCGAAACGCAACGTGTTCGGCCCGGCCAGCGACCGATCCCTTTTTATAAGATTGGGAGGTTGGTCAGATACAAGCGCTCCGAACTTCTCGAAATCATCGAGGCGGGACGGCGCTTGTCCACGAGCGACCCCGGCCCAGCCGACGCCGTCTGATGCCGGGAACCACCAACATCTCGAATTTGGCACCCAGCCAAAAAGGAACAGCCCCGGCGCGACAAACACCGAGGCTGTTCTCGAAAACTGTCTTTGACGAGACATCCACCCACACATCGCAGATAGGCGCAGATGAATGTCATATAATTTAATACTCAAACCAACAAGGCGCAAGCGCGCGGTTCAGGCTGCTCACGTCGATAAGCGCAACGGCACCAAGGCCA
It encodes the following:
- a CDS encoding helix-turn-helix domain-containing protein is translated as MKSASLSEMIPTPEAASVLGVSVAHLETQRVRPGQRPIPFYKIGRLVRYKRSELLEIIEAGRRLSTSDPGPADAV